In Candidatus Binataceae bacterium, a single genomic region encodes these proteins:
- the rplI gene encoding 50S ribosomal protein L9 — translation MNVQVILSEEVPNLGRAGDVVRVRAGYARNYLLPRRLAVEASSRNLRAFEHQKNLAMLRREANKGTAVKLKQQLEALMLTIGANAGEEGKLFGSVTNIDIERALREHGFEIERRKIMLAEPIKQLGEFTVTVRLDPEVEAGVKLTVAAS, via the coding sequence ATGAACGTGCAAGTGATTTTGAGTGAAGAAGTGCCCAACCTGGGGCGTGCCGGAGACGTAGTCAGAGTCCGCGCCGGGTACGCTCGCAACTATCTGCTGCCGCGGCGCCTCGCAGTCGAGGCCAGTTCCAGAAACCTGCGCGCCTTCGAGCATCAGAAGAACCTCGCGATGCTGCGGCGCGAGGCGAACAAGGGAACGGCGGTCAAGCTCAAGCAGCAGCTCGAGGCGTTGATGCTCACCATCGGCGCCAACGCGGGCGAAGAGGGCAAGCTCTTCGGCTCGGTAACCAATATCGATATCGAACGGGCGTTGCGCGAGCACGGATTCGAGATCGAGCGGCGAAAAATAATGTTGGCTGAGCCGATCAAGCAGCTTGGCGAGTTCACCGTCACGGTGAGGCTCGACCCGGAGGTTGAAGCTGGCGTGAAGCTCACTGTGG
- a CDS encoding DUF2232 domain-containing protein: MRSARAIVGLLVGAIRAAFLSAALYLAAAVIPLVGAISSLFAPAPVLLFSVGFAGARLRAAAVIALAGAAVVALGGWLAALGYVLTFGLAAAVMCDMLERRKPFETIVMVTGAAVLAASVIAAFAMAGSAEGLAREIHDVLASGMARGHDFYKVLGIETGMERDAEAGLLDMMMRLCPALVALSAGFGALLNLAIFWRMGGRQRLGYPLFGDLARWSTPEWFIWVLLAAGFGMFVPVPALAVAAMDAFVCVAAVYFCQGLAIMAFYFKALAIPPWVRGLIYFVTIIQPVLAVLVCAAGIFDLWVDFRRLKPPSQEAGSFGDFF, encoded by the coding sequence GTGAGAAGCGCACGGGCAATCGTCGGGCTGCTGGTTGGTGCGATTCGCGCCGCCTTCCTGTCTGCCGCACTTTACCTGGCGGCGGCGGTGATCCCGCTCGTGGGCGCGATCTCCTCGCTGTTCGCACCGGCGCCGGTTCTGCTTTTTTCGGTGGGCTTTGCCGGAGCGCGATTGCGCGCGGCGGCGGTGATCGCGCTGGCTGGCGCGGCGGTGGTCGCGCTCGGCGGATGGCTCGCGGCGCTCGGCTATGTGCTGACTTTCGGGCTTGCCGCGGCCGTGATGTGCGACATGCTCGAGCGGCGCAAGCCCTTCGAGACGATCGTGATGGTGACCGGCGCCGCGGTGCTGGCGGCGAGTGTGATTGCGGCCTTTGCGATGGCGGGTTCGGCCGAGGGGCTGGCGCGGGAGATCCACGACGTGTTGGCCTCCGGAATGGCGCGCGGACACGATTTCTACAAAGTGCTGGGAATCGAAACCGGAATGGAGCGCGACGCGGAGGCCGGACTGCTCGACATGATGATGCGGCTATGCCCGGCGCTGGTTGCTCTGTCGGCAGGTTTCGGCGCGCTGCTGAATCTGGCGATATTCTGGCGGATGGGCGGCCGGCAGCGGCTCGGCTACCCGCTCTTTGGCGACCTGGCGCGCTGGTCGACGCCGGAGTGGTTCATTTGGGTGTTGCTGGCGGCGGGGTTCGGGATGTTCGTTCCGGTGCCGGCGCTGGCGGTGGCGGCGATGGACGCATTCGTGTGCGTGGCTGCGGTGTATTTCTGCCAGGGGCTGGCGATCATGGCCTTTTACTTCAAGGCCCTGGCGATTCCGCCTTGGGTCCGGGGGCTCATCTATTTTGTTACAATAATCCAGCCGGTGCTCGCGGTGCTGGTATGCGCGGCCGGCATTTTCGATCTCTGGGTGGATTTCCGGCGGCTCAAGCCGCCGAGCCAGGAGGCGGGCAGCTTCGGCGATTTTTTCTAG